The following proteins come from a genomic window of Eubalaena glacialis isolate mEubGla1 chromosome X, mEubGla1.1.hap2.+ XY, whole genome shotgun sequence:
- the CNGA2 gene encoding cyclic nucleotide-gated olfactory channel: MTEKASGVKSSPANNHSHHAPPAIKVSGEDDHGTSNRPQSAADDDTSSELQRLAEMDAPLQRRGGFHRIACLVGVIREWANKNFCEEEPRPDSFLERFCGPELQTVTTQQGDGKGDKDSEGKGTKKKCELFVLDPAGDWYYRWLFVIAMPVFYNWCLLVARACFSDLQKDYYVVWLVLDYFSDVVYIADLFIRLRTGFLEQGLLVKDNKKLRDNYIHTLQFKLDVASIIPTDLIYFAVGIHIPELRFNRLLHFARMFEFFDRTETRTSYPNIFRISNLVLYILVIIHWNACIYYAISKSIGFGVDTWVYPNITDPEYGYLSREYIYCLYWSTLTLTTIGETPPPVKDEEYLFVIFDFLIGVLIFATIVGNVGSMISNMNATRAEFQAKIDAVKHYMQFRKVSKEMEAKVIRWFDYLWTNKKSVDEREVLKKLPAKLRAEIAINVHLSTLKKVRIFQDCEAGLLVELVLKLHPQVFSPGDYICRKGDIGKEMYIIKEGKLAVVADDGVTQHALLSAGSCFGEISILNIKGSKMGNRRTANIRSLGYSDLFCLSKDDLMEAVTEYPEAKRVLEERGREILMKEGLLDENEVAASIEVDVQEKLEQLETNMETLYTRFACLLAEYTGAQQKLKQRIMVLETKMKQNNEDDYLSDGMNSPKPAAAEKP; this comes from the exons ATGACAGAAAAAGCCAGTGGAGTGAAGAGCTCCCCAGCCAATAACCACAGCCATCATGCACCTCCTGCCATCAAGGTCAGTGGCGAAGATGACCACGGGACCAGCAACAG gcCACAGTCTGCGGCCGACGATGACACCTCCTCAGAACTACAGAGGCTGGCAGAGATGGATGCCCCCCTGCAGAGGAGGGGTGGCTTCCACAG GATTGCCTGCCTGGTGGGGGTCATCAGAGAGTGGGCCAACAAGAATTTCTGCGAGGAGGAGCCCAGACCTGACTCATTCCTTGAGCGTTTCTGTGGGCCTGAGCTCCAGACCGTGACGACACAGCAAGGAGATGGCAAAGGCGACAAGGACAGCGAGGGCAAAGGCACCAA GAAGAAATGTGAACTATTTGTCTTGGACCCAGCTGGTGACTGGTACTACCGCTGGCTATTTGTCATTGCCATGCCTGTCTTCTACAACTGGTGCCTACTGGTGGCCAG AGCCTGCTTCAGTGACCTACAGAAAGATTACTACGTAGTGTGGCTGGTGCTGGACTACTTCTCAGACGTGGTCTACATCGCAGACCTCTTCATCCGATTGCGCACAG GTTTCCTGGAGCAGGGGCTGCTGGTCAAAGATAACAAGAAGTTGCGGGACAACTACATCCACACCCTGCAGTTCAAGCTGGATGTGGCTTCCATCATCCCTACAGACCTGATCTATTTTGCTGTGGGCATCCACATCCCTGAGCTGCGCTTCAACCGCCTGCTACACTTTGCCCGCATGTTTGAGTTCTTTGACCGCACTGAGACACGCACCAGCTACCCCAACATCTTCCGCATCAGCAACCTGGTCCTCTACATCTTGGTCATCATCCACTGGAATGCCTGCATCTACTACGCCATCTCCAAGTCCATTGGTTTTGGGGTCGACACCTGGGTTTACCCCAACATCACTGACCCTGAGTACGGCTACCTGTCTAGGGAATACATCTATTGCCTTTACTGGTCTACACTGACCCTCACCACCATTGGGGAGACACCACCCCCTGTAAAAGATGAGGAGTACCtatttgtcatctttgatttcttgatTGGTGTCCTCATCTTTGCCACCATCGTGGGAAACGTGGGCTCCATGATCTCCAACATGAACGCCACCCGGGCTGAGTTCCAGGCCAAGATTGATGCCGTCAAACACTATATGCAGTTCCGAAAGGTCAGCAAGGAGATGGAAGCCAAGGTCATTAGGTGGTTTGACTACCTCTGGACTAATAAGAAGAGTGTGGATGAGCGGGAAGTTCTCAAGAAACTGCCAGCCAAGCTGAGGGCTGAGATAGCCATCAACGTCCACCTGTCCACACTCAAGAAAGTGCGCATCTTTCAGGACTGTGAGGCTGGCCTGCTGGTGGAGCTGGTATTAAAGCTCCATCCTCAGGTCTTCAGTCCTGGGGATTACATTTGCCGCAAGGGGGATATTGGGAAGGAGATGTACATAATCAAGGAAGGAAAATTGGCAGTGGTGGCTGATGATGGTGTCACTCAGCATGCCCTGCTCTCGGCTGGGAGTTGCTTTGGAGAGATCAGTATCCTTAACATTAAAGGCAGCAAAATGGGCAATCGACGCACAGCCAATATCCGAAGCCTTGGCTACTCAGATCTCTTCTGCTTGTCCAAGGATGATCTTATGGAAGCTGTGACGGAGTACCCTGAGGCCAAGAGGGTCTTGGAGGAGAGAGGCCGGGAGATCCTGATGAAGGAAGGATTGCTGGATGAGAATGAGGTGGCAGCCAGCATCGAGGTGGATGTGCAGGAGAAGCTAGAACAGCTGGAAACCAACATGGAGACCTTGTACACTCGCTTTGCCTGCCTGCTGGCTGAGTACACAGGGGCCCAGCAGAAGCTCAAGCAGCGCATCATGGTTTTGGAAACCAAGATGAAGCAGAATAATGAGGACGACTACCTGTCAGATGGGATGAATAGCCCCAAGCCAGCTGCTGCTGAGAAGCCATAA